A genomic segment from Janthinobacterium sp. 64 encodes:
- a CDS encoding polysaccharide deacetylase family protein — protein MLSKPFLTLKIDVDTYRGTREGMGNLVRMLAAHQAKATFLFSLGPDHTGWALRRALRPGFFSKVSRTSVVEHYGLKTLMYGTLLPGPDIGKQCAAQLRAVRDAGFECGIHTWDHTLWQDNVAKRNAAWTINMMRKAANRYEQVFGAKPHTHGAAGWQMNVSAFVEHDTAGYRYASDGRAMLDARGAMAQPSQGPHRVRNGNTILQCVQLPTTLPTLDELLGCEIDGKLITTGNVAAHILSLTADNPRDHVYTLHAELEGQKLAPIFEQLLAGWKAQGYQFAAMGDYYEKIKNADLPVCPITWDELPGRSGRLIVQGKAA, from the coding sequence ATGTTGAGCAAGCCGTTCCTGACCCTGAAAATCGACGTCGATACCTATCGCGGCACCCGTGAAGGCATGGGCAATCTGGTGCGCATGCTGGCCGCGCACCAGGCCAAGGCCACCTTTCTGTTCTCGCTGGGCCCCGACCACACGGGCTGGGCTCTGCGGCGCGCCTTGCGGCCCGGCTTTTTCAGCAAGGTGTCGCGCACCTCGGTGGTCGAACACTACGGCTTGAAAACATTGATGTACGGCACCTTGCTGCCGGGCCCCGATATCGGCAAGCAATGCGCGGCGCAATTGCGCGCCGTGCGCGATGCCGGTTTCGAGTGCGGCATCCACACCTGGGATCACACCCTGTGGCAAGACAACGTGGCCAAGCGCAACGCCGCCTGGACCATCAACATGATGCGCAAGGCCGCCAACCGCTACGAACAGGTGTTTGGCGCCAAGCCGCATACGCACGGCGCGGCCGGCTGGCAAATGAATGTCAGTGCGTTTGTCGAACACGACACGGCCGGCTACCGCTACGCCTCCGACGGCCGCGCCATGCTCGACGCGCGCGGCGCCATGGCGCAGCCGTCGCAAGGCCCGCATCGCGTGCGCAACGGCAACACCATCCTGCAATGCGTGCAATTGCCCACCACCCTGCCCACCCTGGATGAATTGCTGGGCTGCGAAATCGACGGCAAGCTGATCACGACCGGCAATGTTGCCGCGCATATATTGTCGCTGACGGCGGACAATCCCCGCGATCACGTGTATACCTTGCACGCGGAACTTGAAGGACAGAAACTCGCCCCCATTTTCGAACAACTGCTGGCTGGCTGGAAAGCACAGGGCTACCAGTTTGCAGCGATGGGCGATTATTATGAAAAGATAAAAAATGCGGACTTGCCCGTTTGCCCAATCACCTGGGATGAGTTGCCCGGGCGTTCGGGACGCCTGATTGTGCAGGGCAAAGCGGCCTGA
- a CDS encoding peroxiredoxin, translating into MADSQSLVSIPDFSAAMTSGKTFQLLGRPAKATVLFFYPKDNTPGCTTENIAFRDAYAQFVAADVEIYGISRDSLRSHESFKAKLELPFELISDPDEAVCLLFNVMKMKQMYGKTVRGVERSTFVIDAQGRLVKEWRGVKVATHVEEVLEFVARLN; encoded by the coding sequence GTGGCTGATAGCCAATCCCTCGTTAGCATACCCGACTTTAGCGCCGCCATGACCAGCGGCAAGACCTTTCAGTTGCTGGGCCGTCCGGCCAAGGCCACCGTGCTGTTTTTCTATCCAAAGGACAACACCCCCGGCTGCACCACGGAAAACATCGCCTTCCGCGATGCGTATGCGCAATTCGTCGCCGCCGACGTGGAAATCTACGGCATCAGCCGCGATTCCCTGCGCTCGCACGAAAGCTTCAAAGCCAAGCTGGAACTGCCATTCGAGCTCATTTCCGACCCGGACGAAGCCGTTTGCCTGCTGTTTAACGTCATGAAGATGAAACAGATGTATGGCAAGACGGTCCGAGGCGTCGAGCGCAGCACGTTTGTGATTGACGCCCAGGGCCGATTGGTGAAAGAATGGAGAGGCGTGAAGGTCGCAACTCACGTGGAAGAAGTGCTGGAATTCGTGGCGCGTCTGAATTGA
- a CDS encoding PhoH family protein: MPLPKLPSKPATILATQDYPTAGAARPATKTPAAKKVAAPIIEAAIAEVAKPVRNAATKIKQVAALMVAKPAPAPAAAAPAAAPAAVAAPAAKAKPAAKGKVTPIKPVQQAEQPHPAKHKPVEVQLKSSASRAADQRGISKLFVLDTNVLMHDPSSLFRFEEHDVYLPMMTLEELDNHKKGMTEVARNARQVSRTLDALISNTDDDAIEHGILLSKLGNKDAKGRLFFQTRLQSADLPAGLPVGKADNQILAVVRSLESEQEGRPVVLVSKDINMRIKARALGLPAEDYFNDHVLEDTDLLYSGIVQLPDDFWNKHGKDMESWQESKNGYSSTFYRVTGPFIPSLLVNQFIYLEPKNGETPFYGQVKQINGKTAVLQTLRDFSHTKNNVWGVTARNREQNFALNLLMNPECDFVTLLGQAGTGKTLLALAAGLAQVLETKLYNEIIVTRVTVPVGEDIGFLPGTEEEKMSPWMGAFDDNLEVLNKSDSDGGEWGRAATQDLIRSRIKIKSLNFMRGRTFVNKFLIIDEAQNLTPKQVKTLVTRAGPGTKILCLGNIAQIDTPYLTEGSSGLTYVVDRFKGWTHSGHVTLARGERSRLADHASEVL, translated from the coding sequence ATGCCACTGCCAAAATTACCGAGCAAGCCAGCCACCATCCTGGCCACCCAAGATTACCCAACCGCAGGCGCAGCGCGCCCGGCCACCAAAACCCCGGCAGCCAAGAAAGTGGCTGCACCGATCATTGAAGCGGCGATCGCCGAAGTTGCCAAGCCGGTCCGCAATGCGGCCACGAAGATCAAGCAAGTGGCGGCCCTGATGGTCGCCAAGCCAGCACCTGCGCCAGCCGCCGCCGCGCCTGCGGCCGCACCTGCCGCCGTTGCCGCGCCTGCGGCGAAAGCCAAGCCTGCGGCAAAAGGCAAGGTCACGCCGATCAAGCCCGTCCAGCAAGCCGAGCAGCCACATCCGGCCAAGCACAAGCCTGTGGAAGTCCAGCTCAAGTCGTCCGCCAGCCGCGCCGCCGACCAGCGCGGCATCAGCAAGCTGTTCGTGCTCGACACGAACGTGCTGATGCACGATCCATCGTCGCTGTTCCGCTTCGAGGAACACGATGTGTACCTGCCGATGATGACCCTGGAAGAGCTGGACAACCACAAGAAGGGCATGACGGAAGTGGCGCGCAATGCACGCCAGGTTTCGCGCACCCTGGACGCCCTGATCAGCAACACGGACGACGACGCCATCGAACACGGCATCTTGCTGTCCAAGCTGGGCAACAAGGACGCCAAGGGCCGTCTGTTCTTCCAGACGCGTCTGCAAAGCGCCGACCTGCCGGCTGGTTTGCCAGTCGGCAAAGCCGACAACCAGATCCTCGCCGTCGTGCGTTCGCTGGAGTCGGAACAGGAAGGCCGCCCCGTCGTGCTGGTGTCGAAAGACATCAACATGCGCATCAAGGCGCGCGCCCTGGGCTTGCCGGCCGAAGATTACTTCAACGACCATGTGCTGGAAGACACGGACTTGCTGTACTCGGGCATCGTGCAATTGCCGGACGACTTCTGGAACAAGCACGGCAAGGACATGGAATCGTGGCAGGAAAGCAAGAACGGCTACAGCTCGACGTTCTACCGCGTCACGGGCCCGTTCATTCCATCCTTGCTGGTCAACCAGTTCATCTATCTGGAACCGAAAAACGGCGAAACGCCGTTCTATGGCCAGGTGAAACAGATCAACGGCAAGACGGCCGTGCTGCAAACCCTGCGCGACTTCAGCCACACCAAGAACAATGTGTGGGGCGTGACGGCGCGCAACCGCGAGCAGAATTTCGCGCTGAACTTGCTGATGAATCCGGAATGCGACTTCGTCACCCTGCTGGGCCAGGCCGGTACCGGCAAGACCCTGCTGGCCCTGGCCGCCGGCCTGGCGCAAGTGCTGGAAACCAAGCTCTACAATGAAATCATCGTCACCCGCGTGACGGTGCCCGTCGGCGAAGACATCGGTTTCCTGCCAGGCACGGAAGAAGAAAAGATGTCGCCATGGATGGGCGCCTTCGACGACAACCTGGAAGTGCTGAACAAGTCCGACTCCGATGGCGGCGAATGGGGCCGTGCGGCAACGCAAGACCTGATCCGCTCGCGCATCAAGATCAAATCGCTCAACTTCATGCGCGGCCGCACGTTTGTGAACAAGTTCCTCATCATCGATGAAGCACAGAACTTGACGCCAAAACAGGTCAAGACCCTGGTCACGCGCGCCGGTCCCGGCACGAAGATCCTGTGCCTGGGCAACATCGCGCAGATCGACACGCCGTACCTGACGGAAGGTTCGAGCGGCCTGACCTACGTGGTCGACCGCTTCAAGGGCTGGACCCACAGCGGCCACGTCACCCTGGCCCGCGGCGAGCGTTCGCGCCTGGCTGACCACGCCAGCGAAGTGCTGTAA